The Corynebacterium jeddahense genome has a window encoding:
- a CDS encoding multicopper oxidase family protein, with protein sequence MTNAFSRRQFLLGGLVLAGTGAVAACTSDPGPAASAPGPSLRPTPAPTALGEPTVRRTLTARPLSLDIGGIEAKTWGYVSDTGDAAIEATAGDVLQVDITNELPESTSIHWHGIALHNAADGVPGMTQDPIEPGESFSYVFEVPHGGTYFYHSHTGLQLDRGLYAPLIIRDPQDAEDQDVEWTIVLDDWVDGIQGTPDDELDKLTGMGSGDHNGRMGMGGHGQMMHGTPDRVLGGDAGDVMYPHYLINGRIPRAHRTFEARPGDKARLRFINSGGDTIFKVALGGHRMTVTHTDGFPVQPRETESIYLSMGERVDVEVILGDGIFPLTALAVGKDDRAFAVIRTAGGQAPRPDVDFPELSSTGLLLSSLKPADRALLPEGTPDREVSIDLGGQMMPYEWSILTDGQSSPATVQDGQRLRMVMRNRTMMPHPMHIHGHTWALPGSGGLRKDTVLLRHGETMIADLIADNPGEWAFHCHNAYHMETGMLSSLRYE encoded by the coding sequence ATGACGAACGCGTTTTCCCGACGACAGTTTCTGCTCGGCGGGCTCGTCCTCGCCGGCACCGGGGCCGTGGCCGCCTGCACCAGCGACCCTGGACCCGCTGCCTCGGCACCAGGTCCCTCCCTTCGCCCCACTCCCGCCCCCACTGCGCTCGGTGAGCCGACGGTGCGCCGGACATTGACCGCCCGGCCCCTCTCCCTGGATATCGGCGGCATCGAAGCCAAGACGTGGGGATACGTCTCTGACACCGGGGATGCGGCCATTGAGGCGACCGCCGGCGACGTCCTCCAGGTCGATATCACCAATGAACTGCCTGAGAGCACCTCCATCCACTGGCATGGCATCGCACTCCACAACGCAGCCGACGGTGTGCCCGGCATGACCCAGGACCCCATTGAACCTGGCGAGTCTTTCTCCTATGTTTTTGAAGTCCCCCACGGCGGCACCTACTTCTACCATTCCCACACCGGCCTGCAGCTTGATCGCGGCCTCTACGCCCCACTAATCATCCGTGACCCGCAAGACGCTGAGGACCAGGACGTCGAGTGGACCATCGTGCTCGACGACTGGGTCGATGGCATTCAGGGCACTCCCGACGATGAGCTCGACAAGCTCACCGGAATGGGTTCGGGCGACCATAACGGGAGGATGGGAATGGGAGGTCACGGCCAGATGATGCACGGCACCCCGGACCGGGTACTGGGCGGGGATGCCGGCGATGTGATGTATCCGCACTACCTCATCAACGGACGTATCCCCCGTGCTCACCGGACCTTCGAGGCTCGCCCGGGCGACAAGGCCCGCCTGCGGTTTATCAACTCCGGCGGTGACACCATCTTCAAGGTGGCCCTCGGTGGTCACCGCATGACCGTCACCCACACCGACGGCTTCCCTGTCCAGCCCAGGGAGACCGAATCGATCTACCTGTCGATGGGCGAGCGTGTCGACGTCGAGGTCATCCTCGGCGACGGCATCTTCCCGCTCACGGCTTTGGCGGTGGGGAAGGACGACCGCGCCTTCGCCGTCATCCGCACCGCCGGCGGCCAGGCCCCCCGCCCCGATGTCGACTTCCCCGAGTTGTCGTCCACCGGACTGCTTCTGTCCTCCCTGAAGCCCGCAGACCGTGCACTCCTGCCCGAGGGCACACCAGACCGAGAAGTCAGCATCGACCTGGGCGGGCAGATGATGCCGTATGAATGGAGCATTCTCACCGACGGCCAATCCTCCCCCGCGACCGTGCAGGATGGCCAGCGCCTGCGGATGGTCATGCGCAACAGGACCATGATGCCCCATCCCATGCACATCCACGGCCACACATGGGCGCTGCCCGGCAGCGGCGGGCTACGCAAGGACACCGTCCTTCTCCGCCACGGTGAAACCATGATCGCCGACCTGATCGCTGACAACCCCGGTGAGTGGGCATTTCACTGCCATAACGCCTATCACATGGAAACCGGGATGCTCAGCTCGCTTCGCTACGAGTAA
- a CDS encoding sensor histidine kinase: protein MNHGPGLTFRFLAAQVLVVVISLLVAATVATMVGPTLFHGHMSMAGREGPSLELFHAERAYRDANLITLAVALPTALISALLASLWLSRRLRTPLQDLTRAATSLTAGNSRIRVPAGEAGPEVTTLAHAFNTMADRLEHTEQVRRQMLSDLAHEMGTPLSVLTVYLDGLQDGVVDWNNATYTIMADQLTRLTRLMGDIDEVSRAQEHRIDLDLAEEGLGDLLHSAAAAAGEAYADKGVDLQVETITDTARVVVDRQRFGQVMSNLLSNALRHTPAGGQVRISVHRQGASTALIHVADDGEGIPPGQLGYIFERFYRGDAARSRDNGGAGIGLTISKALIEAHGGTLTATSPGPGRGTVFALRLPLSPPDSEEAAR from the coding sequence ATGAATCACGGACCCGGCCTGACCTTCCGCTTCCTGGCCGCCCAGGTGTTGGTCGTGGTGATTAGCCTGCTGGTGGCCGCGACCGTGGCCACGATGGTGGGCCCGACCCTGTTCCATGGTCATATGTCGATGGCCGGCCGGGAGGGCCCCTCGCTGGAGCTGTTCCATGCCGAGCGGGCCTACCGGGACGCCAACCTGATCACCCTGGCCGTCGCCCTTCCCACCGCCTTGATCAGCGCCCTACTGGCCAGCCTGTGGTTATCGCGTCGTCTGCGCACCCCCCTGCAGGATCTCACCCGCGCCGCTACCAGCCTGACGGCCGGCAACTCCCGTATCCGCGTGCCCGCCGGAGAAGCGGGCCCCGAAGTCACCACCCTGGCGCATGCCTTCAACACCATGGCCGACCGGCTGGAACACACCGAACAGGTCCGCCGCCAGATGCTCTCTGATTTGGCCCACGAAATGGGCACCCCCTTATCGGTGCTCACGGTCTACCTCGATGGTCTCCAGGACGGGGTCGTGGATTGGAATAATGCCACCTACACGATCATGGCTGACCAACTCACCCGCCTGACCCGGTTGATGGGAGACATTGACGAAGTCTCCCGGGCCCAGGAACACCGGATCGATTTGGACCTGGCGGAGGAAGGGCTCGGGGATCTACTCCATTCCGCCGCTGCTGCCGCGGGGGAAGCTTATGCTGACAAAGGCGTCGATTTACAGGTCGAGACCATTACGGACACCGCCCGGGTGGTCGTGGACCGGCAACGCTTCGGCCAGGTGATGAGCAATCTCCTGTCGAACGCGCTACGTCACACCCCGGCCGGCGGGCAGGTCCGGATCAGCGTCCACCGACAGGGGGCGTCCACCGCGCTCATCCACGTTGCCGATGACGGCGAGGGCATCCCACCTGGCCAGCTCGGATACATCTTCGAACGCTTCTACCGGGGGGATGCCGCCCGCAGCCGGGACAACGGCGGGGCCGGTATCGGTCTGACCATCTCCAAGGCATTGATCGAGGCCCACGGCGGCACTCTCACCGCCACCTCCCCCGGACCCGGTCGCGGAACGGTGTTTGCCCTCCGCCTCCCGCTGTCCCCTCCCGACAGTGAGGAGGCTGCTCGGTGA
- a CDS encoding heavy-metal-associated domain-containing protein, giving the protein MITSPPRLLPMASHGCSCCEPASRADTASVPASGDSSAGGASPSYQVTGLTCGHCAKSVTQALQALPQVDDVQIDLAAGGVSTVTVTGVVPPEMVRRAIEEAGYTVLS; this is encoded by the coding sequence ATGATCACCTCCCCGCCCCGCCTCTTGCCGATGGCCTCCCACGGCTGCAGCTGTTGCGAACCTGCCTCACGTGCCGACACCGCCTCCGTCCCTGCCTCCGGCGACTCGTCAGCAGGAGGGGCTTCCCCTAGCTACCAGGTCACAGGCTTGACCTGCGGGCACTGCGCGAAAAGCGTGACCCAGGCCCTTCAGGCCCTGCCCCAGGTCGACGACGTCCAGATTGATCTCGCTGCTGGTGGTGTTTCCACCGTCACGGTCACCGGTGTCGTACCTCCGGAGATGGTTCGCCGGGCCATCGAGGAGGCCGGCTACACCGTCTTATCCTGA
- a CDS encoding response regulator transcription factor → MADHTPTTATPPGRVLVVDDEQPLAQMVASYLVRAGFDTRQAHTGTQAVDEARRFSPDVVVLDLGLPELDGLEVCRRIRTFSDCYILMLTARGSEDDKISGLTLGADDYITKPFSIRELVTRVHAVLRRPRTSTTPPQVTTPLIVGDLILDPVAHQVRVGETTVELTRTEFELLVTLALRPGQVLTRHDLVTEVWDTTWVGDERIVDVHIGNLRRKLGTDTRGRGFIDTVRGVGYRVGQP, encoded by the coding sequence ATGGCTGACCACACACCGACCACCGCCACGCCCCCGGGGCGGGTGCTGGTCGTCGATGATGAACAACCCCTGGCTCAGATGGTGGCCTCCTACCTCGTCCGGGCCGGCTTCGATACCCGCCAGGCGCACACCGGCACCCAGGCCGTGGACGAGGCCCGTCGCTTTTCCCCCGATGTTGTGGTGCTGGATCTGGGGCTGCCCGAACTCGACGGTCTGGAGGTGTGCCGACGGATCCGCACCTTCTCGGACTGCTACATCCTCATGCTCACCGCGCGTGGCAGCGAGGACGACAAGATCAGCGGTTTGACCCTGGGGGCGGATGACTACATCACCAAACCTTTTAGCATCCGGGAACTGGTGACCCGGGTGCATGCGGTGCTGCGCCGCCCGCGCACCAGCACCACCCCACCGCAGGTGACCACCCCCTTGATCGTTGGTGACCTCATCCTTGACCCCGTCGCCCATCAGGTGCGGGTGGGGGAGACGACCGTGGAGCTCACCCGCACGGAGTTCGAGCTGCTGGTTACCCTGGCCCTGCGCCCCGGCCAAGTGCTGACCCGCCACGACCTGGTCACCGAGGTCTGGGACACCACCTGGGTCGGTGATGAACGCATCGTCGATGTCCACATCGGCAACTTGCGTCGCAAGCTCGGCACCGACACCCGGGGCCGGGGGTTTATCGACACCGTCCGTGGCGTGGGCTACCGGGTGGGGCAGCCATGA
- the cmtR gene encoding Cd(II)/Pb(II)-sensing metalloregulatory transcriptional regulator CmtR produces the protein MLTIASRLDVMNRLGRAMADPTRSRILMTLLDGPSYPAVLSRDLDLTRSNVSNHLTCLRDCGIVVAELEGRKTRYEIADPHLAAALNALVNATLAVDENAPCIDPECSVPGCGEKGADA, from the coding sequence ATGCTGACCATTGCTTCACGCCTCGACGTCATGAACCGGCTCGGCCGGGCCATGGCGGATCCGACGCGCTCCAGAATCCTGATGACACTACTCGACGGCCCGAGCTACCCGGCCGTGCTTTCGCGCGACCTGGACCTGACCCGCTCGAACGTCTCGAACCACCTGACCTGCCTGCGCGACTGCGGCATCGTCGTCGCCGAGCTGGAGGGCCGCAAGACACGCTACGAAATCGCCGATCCGCACCTCGCGGCAGCGCTCAACGCGCTGGTGAACGCGACGTTGGCTGTCGACGAAAACGCCCCGTGCATCGACCCTGAATGCTCGGTGCCCGGCTGCGGCGAGAAGGGAGCGGACGCATGA
- a CDS encoding heavy metal translocating P-type ATPase produces the protein MSSACGCAHEPATEIEELDRPWWKDPELLLPIFSGVALGIGLALDWSGVETPATVLFWVGLLLGAYTFAPGAIRNLVTKRKLGIGLLMTISAVGAVILGYVGEAAALAFLYSIAEALEDKAMDRAQGGLRALLKLVPQTATVLRDGTSVKVAAKDLVAGELMLVRPGERIATDGIIRSGRSSLDTSAITGESIPEEVAPGDEVPAGAINSAGVLEVETTAAGTDNSLTTLVDLVEQAQAEKGDRARIADRIAQPLVPGVMILAVLVGVIGSLLGDPETWITRALVVLVAASPCALAISVPLTVVAAIGAASQFGVVIKSGAAFERLGGIRHLAVDKTGTLTRNQPEVNGVVPAEGFDRAQVLAFAAAVEQQSTHPLAAAIVAAEPEAPAALDISEEAGHGIGGTVEGRRLLVGSPRWIDAGPLKEDVERMESEGQTCVLVTVDDTLAGAIGVRDELRPEVPEAVQTLRANDVEVSMLTGDNTRTARALAKIAGIDDVRAELRPEDKASIVAELSSKTPTAMIGDGINDAPALAGATVGIAMGATGSDAAIESADVAFTGHDLRLIPQALQHARRGSRIINQNIVLSLAIIIVLMPLAISGVLGLATVVLVHEVAEVIVILNGLRAARAKR, from the coding sequence ATGAGCTCGGCGTGTGGATGCGCACACGAACCCGCCACAGAGATCGAAGAACTCGATCGGCCATGGTGGAAGGACCCCGAGTTGCTACTGCCGATCTTCTCCGGCGTAGCCCTCGGCATAGGCCTGGCGCTGGACTGGTCCGGGGTAGAGACACCCGCGACAGTACTGTTCTGGGTCGGCCTGCTGCTAGGGGCGTATACGTTCGCGCCCGGCGCGATCCGAAACCTTGTCACGAAGCGCAAGCTCGGCATTGGTTTGCTGATGACGATCAGCGCGGTCGGCGCGGTAATCCTCGGTTACGTCGGAGAGGCCGCGGCGCTAGCGTTCCTGTACTCGATCGCCGAGGCGCTGGAAGACAAGGCAATGGACCGGGCACAGGGCGGACTGCGGGCACTGTTGAAGTTGGTACCGCAGACCGCGACGGTGCTGCGCGACGGCACGTCGGTCAAGGTCGCAGCGAAGGACCTCGTGGCTGGCGAACTGATGCTCGTGCGCCCCGGAGAGCGGATCGCCACGGACGGCATCATTCGGTCTGGACGCTCCAGCCTTGACACCTCAGCGATCACCGGAGAATCCATTCCGGAGGAGGTTGCACCCGGCGACGAGGTGCCCGCGGGTGCGATCAACTCCGCCGGTGTGCTGGAAGTAGAGACGACCGCAGCTGGAACGGACAACTCGCTGACCACACTCGTCGACCTCGTCGAGCAGGCGCAGGCGGAAAAGGGTGACCGCGCCCGGATCGCCGACCGAATTGCCCAACCCCTAGTGCCCGGGGTGATGATCCTGGCGGTGCTGGTCGGCGTGATCGGCTCGCTGCTGGGTGACCCAGAGACTTGGATCACCCGTGCGCTGGTGGTCCTGGTCGCAGCGTCGCCGTGCGCGCTGGCAATCTCCGTGCCGCTGACTGTCGTGGCCGCGATCGGCGCGGCCAGCCAGTTCGGCGTGGTCATCAAGTCCGGCGCGGCGTTCGAGCGACTCGGCGGCATCCGTCACCTAGCGGTGGACAAGACCGGAACCCTTACCCGCAACCAGCCCGAGGTTAACGGAGTGGTCCCGGCAGAGGGATTCGATCGGGCTCAGGTGCTTGCTTTCGCTGCGGCAGTTGAGCAGCAATCGACGCACCCCCTCGCCGCGGCGATCGTGGCAGCGGAGCCCGAAGCACCCGCCGCCCTGGACATCAGCGAGGAAGCCGGACATGGCATCGGCGGCACCGTCGAAGGCCGACGCCTGCTGGTGGGCAGCCCCCGGTGGATCGACGCCGGGCCACTGAAGGAAGACGTTGAGCGCATGGAATCCGAAGGCCAGACCTGCGTCCTGGTCACCGTCGATGACACCCTCGCCGGAGCGATCGGCGTCCGCGACGAGCTGCGGCCCGAGGTGCCCGAAGCCGTGCAGACCCTGCGCGCCAACGATGTGGAAGTGAGCATGCTCACCGGCGACAACACTCGTACCGCCCGGGCACTGGCTAAAATCGCCGGAATCGACGACGTGCGCGCCGAGCTGCGCCCGGAGGACAAGGCAAGCATCGTCGCCGAACTCTCCTCCAAGACGCCGACGGCGATGATCGGCGACGGCATCAACGACGCGCCGGCACTGGCGGGCGCAACGGTGGGCATTGCGATGGGAGCAACCGGCTCTGACGCCGCGATCGAGTCCGCTGACGTCGCCTTCACTGGCCACGACCTCCGGCTGATCCCGCAGGCGCTGCAGCACGCCCGCCGAGGCAGCAGGATCATCAACCAAAACATCGTGCTGTCTCTGGCCATCATTATCGTGTTGATGCCACTGGCGATCAGCGGTGTGCTGGGCCTGGCCACCGTCGTGTTGGTTCACGAAGTCGCCGAAGTCATCGTGATCTTGAACGGCCTGCGGGCTGCACGAGCGAAACGCTGA
- the istA gene encoding IS21 family transposase: MVTNYRLIMLALVQGRSWSQITSDLGCSRSSIDKASRVLRSTGMDEDAITALSAQELSELFPDNRRRDSEAFVEPDFAGIAARRRRGERVTLKVEHHKYTRRQAASGQQHYSYRQFCALFENYVDVNDLTALLTHAPGEELCVDWSGETMAVVDPLTGVSVRAYVFVASLPHSGLIHASAWPDMRMRSWLCAHRDALDYIGGVPVRIVPDNASTATNQVARGATVREVNERYQLFAEFYGCGITPARPGKPRDKAHVEKAVDIVQTWVVEALAGHEFATFEALNAAIAAQVDWINDREGFRGRKTTRRQLFMESEAETLRPLPQQRWSYSTWRTAKAGVNYHVQVEKHFYSVPWSFAGKRVDVQIFGGCQEVCV, translated from the coding sequence GTGGTCACCAATTACAGGTTGATCATGCTGGCGCTTGTGCAAGGCCGCTCGTGGTCGCAGATCACGTCGGATTTGGGGTGTTCACGCAGCAGTATCGATAAGGCCAGCCGAGTGTTGCGCTCGACTGGAATGGATGAAGACGCAATTACCGCGTTGTCGGCGCAGGAGCTTTCGGAGTTGTTTCCGGATAACCGCCGGCGGGATTCGGAAGCGTTTGTGGAGCCGGATTTCGCAGGTATCGCTGCCCGCCGCCGACGCGGTGAGCGGGTGACGTTGAAGGTGGAACACCATAAATACACCCGGCGTCAGGCCGCTTCTGGCCAGCAGCATTATTCCTACCGGCAGTTCTGCGCGCTGTTTGAAAACTACGTCGATGTCAACGACCTGACTGCGCTTTTGACCCATGCCCCTGGTGAGGAGCTGTGCGTTGATTGGTCCGGGGAAACCATGGCAGTTGTTGACCCGTTGACCGGGGTGTCTGTGCGGGCGTATGTGTTTGTGGCGTCGCTGCCGCATTCGGGGCTCATCCATGCCAGTGCGTGGCCGGATATGCGGATGCGGTCGTGGCTGTGTGCTCACCGCGACGCGTTGGACTACATCGGTGGCGTGCCGGTGCGCATCGTTCCCGATAACGCCTCGACAGCAACCAACCAGGTTGCACGTGGTGCGACGGTGCGTGAGGTCAACGAGCGCTACCAGCTGTTCGCTGAGTTCTACGGTTGCGGGATCACCCCGGCCAGGCCGGGTAAACCCAGGGATAAGGCTCATGTGGAAAAAGCGGTCGATATCGTCCAGACCTGGGTCGTAGAAGCGTTGGCGGGCCACGAGTTCGCCACGTTCGAGGCACTCAACGCCGCTATCGCAGCACAGGTTGACTGGATCAACGACCGGGAAGGATTCCGGGGCCGGAAAACAACCCGCAGGCAGCTGTTTATGGAAAGCGAAGCAGAGACGTTGCGCCCGCTGCCGCAACAGCGCTGGTCGTATTCCACGTGGCGCACCGCCAAGGCCGGGGTGAACTACCACGTCCAAGTGGAGAAGCATTTCTACTCTGTGCCGTGGAGCTTCGCCGGTAAACGTGTCGACGTGCAGATCTTCGGAGGGTGTCAGGAAGTTTGTGTGTGA
- a CDS encoding CueP family metal-binding protein has translation MKRAAIAAAALALALTGCSAADPEPTADGTVSQDTFLAAHGLADMDAVEIIDHLDRQKVTERPTDLIASVRNDELLLSSDDQEVALDLPDNQTYVSIAPYLTSTHDCFYHSLTTCQGELDNEDIQVTITDEATGEVLVDEATTTFDNGFIGFWLPDDVTGLIEVSYQGRTGTTEFSTTDDGATCVTDLRLT, from the coding sequence GTGAAACGAGCAGCGATCGCAGCCGCCGCCCTTGCCCTCGCCCTCACGGGGTGTTCGGCCGCCGACCCGGAACCCACCGCCGACGGGACGGTGTCCCAGGACACATTCCTGGCTGCCCATGGCCTGGCCGACATGGACGCGGTGGAGATCATTGATCACCTCGACCGGCAGAAGGTCACTGAGCGTCCCACGGATCTGATCGCCTCAGTGCGTAACGATGAACTGCTGCTCTCGAGCGATGACCAGGAAGTCGCGCTCGATCTTCCCGACAATCAGACGTATGTCTCGATCGCACCCTATCTCACCTCCACCCACGACTGCTTCTACCACAGCCTCACGACCTGCCAGGGGGAACTCGACAATGAGGATATCCAGGTCACGATCACCGATGAGGCGACCGGTGAGGTGCTGGTGGACGAGGCGACAACCACCTTCGACAACGGGTTTATTGGCTTCTGGCTTCCCGATGATGTCACCGGCCTGATTGAGGTCAGCTACCAGGGGCGTACCGGCACCACGGAGTTTTCCACCACCGACGACGGTGCCACCTGTGTCACAGACCTGCGCCTGACGTGA
- a CDS encoding ISL3 family transposase yields the protein MQPSSNIVADTICRTAELGLAITNAAHNDTLTVIDCEALDPINSCPSCGQPGVLRDHVCRELVDLPVVGFPTRLRVRLPRFRCVNRLCSQKIFRAGLACADDRSKVTHRVVRWILQRLAIDRMSIAATAKALGISWQLTCDLALSMARELVADPDHLAGVRIIGVDEHKWAHDRRAAGGGFVTVIVDMTRHHTGQPARLLDVIPGRSANVLTCWINQQPKAFRDEVEVVTMDGFQGYATAADEALPHATRVMDPFHVVRLAGDKVTACRQRLQRETYGRRGRTNDPLYKNRRTMLTRTGLLNGEQQHRLDVLFNYDDDYAVLQETWLVYQEIIDCYEDPNKRRAKTKMRRLINRLRGLRQAGLQELTQLGRSLHKRRTDILAFFDIGASNGPVEAINGRLEHLRGIALGFRNINHYILRCLIHSGGLQPKINAL from the coding sequence ATGCAGCCTAGTTCCAACATTGTCGCCGATACCATTTGCCGCACCGCGGAGCTTGGGTTGGCGATTACGAATGCCGCCCACAACGACACGCTCACCGTCATCGACTGTGAAGCGCTCGACCCGATCAACTCCTGCCCATCGTGTGGACAGCCAGGTGTGCTGCGTGACCACGTCTGCCGGGAGTTGGTGGATCTTCCTGTTGTCGGGTTTCCCACCCGGTTACGGGTGCGTCTGCCGCGCTTTCGGTGTGTGAACCGCCTCTGTTCGCAGAAGATCTTCCGGGCTGGCCTGGCATGTGCTGACGATCGCTCGAAGGTCACGCATCGGGTGGTGCGCTGGATCTTGCAGCGTTTAGCGATTGACCGGATGAGTATCGCCGCCACCGCCAAAGCACTCGGGATCAGCTGGCAGCTGACATGCGATCTCGCATTGTCCATGGCCAGGGAACTCGTCGCCGACCCCGACCACTTGGCCGGGGTGCGCATTATCGGGGTTGATGAGCACAAATGGGCCCACGATCGACGTGCGGCCGGCGGCGGGTTCGTCACCGTGATCGTGGATATGACCCGCCACCACACAGGCCAACCAGCGAGGTTGCTCGATGTCATTCCGGGAAGAAGCGCGAACGTGCTCACATGCTGGATCAACCAACAGCCGAAAGCATTTCGCGACGAGGTGGAAGTGGTCACCATGGATGGGTTCCAGGGCTACGCCACCGCAGCTGACGAGGCGCTTCCTCACGCAACCCGGGTGATGGACCCGTTTCACGTGGTGCGTCTTGCCGGCGACAAAGTCACCGCGTGCCGTCAGAGGCTGCAGCGTGAAACCTACGGCAGGCGCGGCAGGACCAACGACCCGTTATATAAAAACCGTCGCACCATGCTCACCCGCACCGGTCTGCTTAATGGCGAGCAGCAGCACCGCTTGGATGTGTTGTTCAACTACGACGATGACTACGCGGTGCTGCAAGAGACATGGCTGGTGTACCAGGAGATCATCGACTGCTACGAAGACCCCAACAAGCGCCGTGCGAAAACGAAGATGCGCAGGCTGATCAACCGGCTCCGCGGGCTTCGTCAGGCCGGGCTTCAAGAGCTGACCCAACTCGGGCGAAGCCTGCACAAACGCCGCACCGACATCCTCGCGTTCTTCGATATCGGCGCCTCCAACGGGCCGGTCGAAGCCATCAACGGCCGTCTCGAACACCTCCGCGGCATCGCGCTAGGGTTCCGCAACATCAACCACTACATCTTGCGTTGCCTGATTCACTCCGGCGGCCTCCAACCCAAGATCAACGCACTCTAA